Proteins found in one Streptomyces sp. CB09001 genomic segment:
- a CDS encoding MMPL family transporter, which produces MAAFLYRMGRLAFRRRWTVALVWAAVLAAVGLAGMTAPEAEEEPFSMPGIESQEAFDLMEQRFPGAAADGATARVVFVSPNGEKVTATENKAAVEAAIAELGDGTQVASTVDPYESGAVSEDGSTAYTTVTYKVDAAGLTDASRSHLDESLEHARDSGLTVEAGGDAMEDMGGPSGTAEAIGISVAAVVLLITFGSLAAAGLPLLTALIGVGISLFAITALAGPLGLADTTSTVAIMLGLAVGIDYALFIVSRYREERAKGRAAQEAVALATGTAGSAVVFAGLTVVIALAGLSVVGIPMLTEMGLGAAGAVVVGVLIALTLVPALLGFWPNAILTRKDRKARRAGGTPREARKVNGGTRWASFVLRHPLPVLLAAVAGLGALALPMTDLQLGMPGDEAKSTETTQRRAYDALAEGFGPGFNGPLTVVVDARAADDPKAAAETVSERIGGTEGVVSVSPAQFNESGDTAVFSVVPTTAPTAQETKDLVNTIRGDRLGIESEAGATFEVTGTTAMNIDVSEKVQSALVPYLLVVVGLAVLLLLVVFRSILVPLKAAAGFLLSVLASLGAVVVVFQQGHGADLLGVETTGPIMSLMPIFLVGIVFGLAMDYEVFLVSRMREAYVHGERPAQAVTSGFQHSARVVVAAALIMIAVFSGFIGDSDAMIKMIGFGLASAVLLDAFVVRMAIVPAVLALLGERAWWLPKWLDRILPRVDVEGEALTRPTEPEAEPAEKDLART; this is translated from the coding sequence GTGGCTGCTTTTCTCTACCGAATGGGCCGCTTGGCCTTCAGGCGACGCTGGACCGTTGCCCTTGTCTGGGCCGCCGTGCTGGCCGCCGTAGGACTGGCCGGCATGACCGCGCCGGAGGCGGAGGAGGAACCCTTCTCCATGCCGGGGATCGAGTCGCAGGAAGCCTTCGACCTGATGGAGCAGCGGTTCCCCGGCGCCGCCGCCGACGGCGCCACCGCCCGCGTCGTCTTCGTCTCGCCGAACGGCGAGAAGGTCACCGCCACCGAGAACAAGGCGGCCGTCGAGGCCGCGATAGCCGAACTCGGGGACGGCACACAGGTCGCGAGCACCGTCGATCCGTACGAGTCCGGCGCGGTCAGCGAGGACGGCTCCACCGCGTACACGACCGTGACCTACAAGGTCGACGCCGCCGGCCTCACCGACGCCAGCCGCAGCCACCTGGACGAGTCGCTCGAGCACGCCCGTGACTCCGGGCTCACCGTCGAGGCAGGCGGCGACGCCATGGAGGACATGGGCGGACCCAGCGGCACCGCCGAGGCGATCGGCATCTCCGTCGCCGCCGTCGTCCTGCTGATCACCTTCGGCTCACTGGCCGCCGCCGGACTCCCGCTGCTCACCGCGCTCATCGGCGTGGGCATCAGCCTGTTCGCCATCACGGCCCTGGCCGGTCCGCTGGGCCTGGCCGACACCACCAGCACCGTGGCGATCATGCTGGGCCTGGCCGTCGGCATCGACTACGCCCTGTTCATCGTCTCCCGCTACCGCGAGGAGCGCGCCAAGGGGCGGGCGGCCCAGGAGGCCGTCGCCCTCGCCACCGGCACCGCGGGCTCCGCCGTCGTCTTCGCCGGGCTCACCGTCGTCATCGCGCTCGCCGGTCTCTCCGTCGTCGGCATCCCGATGCTGACGGAGATGGGCCTGGGCGCGGCGGGCGCGGTCGTCGTCGGCGTCCTCATCGCGCTGACCCTGGTCCCGGCCCTCCTCGGCTTCTGGCCCAACGCCATACTGACCCGCAAGGACCGCAAGGCCCGCCGAGCGGGCGGTACGCCGCGCGAGGCGCGCAAGGTCAACGGCGGCACCCGCTGGGCGAGCTTCGTGCTGCGCCACCCGCTGCCCGTGCTGCTCGCGGCCGTCGCGGGCCTCGGCGCCCTGGCGCTGCCGATGACCGACCTTCAGCTCGGTATGCCCGGCGACGAGGCCAAGTCCACGGAGACCACCCAGCGGCGGGCCTACGACGCGCTCGCCGAGGGCTTCGGGCCCGGCTTCAACGGACCGTTGACCGTGGTCGTGGACGCCAGGGCCGCCGACGACCCGAAGGCCGCGGCCGAGACCGTCTCCGAGCGGATCGGCGGCACCGAGGGCGTGGTGTCGGTGTCCCCGGCCCAGTTCAACGAATCCGGCGACACGGCCGTCTTCTCCGTCGTCCCCACCACCGCGCCGACCGCCCAGGAGACCAAGGACCTGGTCAACACCATCCGCGGCGACCGGCTCGGCATCGAGTCCGAGGCCGGGGCGACCTTCGAGGTCACCGGGACTACCGCGATGAATATCGACGTCTCCGAGAAGGTGCAGTCCGCGCTGGTGCCGTACCTGCTCGTGGTGGTCGGGCTCGCCGTGCTCCTGCTGCTGGTGGTCTTCCGCTCGATCCTGGTCCCGCTGAAGGCGGCCGCAGGCTTCCTGCTCTCGGTGCTCGCCTCGCTCGGCGCGGTGGTCGTGGTCTTCCAGCAGGGCCACGGCGCCGACCTGCTGGGTGTGGAGACCACCGGCCCCATCATGAGCCTGATGCCGATCTTCCTGGTCGGCATCGTCTTCGGCCTCGCCATGGACTACGAGGTCTTCCTGGTCTCGCGGATGCGCGAGGCATACGTCCACGGCGAGCGGCCCGCCCAGGCCGTGACCTCCGGGTTCCAGCACAGCGCCCGGGTCGTCGTGGCCGCCGCGCTGATCATGATCGCGGTGTTCTCCGGGTTCATCGGGGACAGCGACGCCATGATCAAGATGATCGGCTTCGGCCTCGCCTCGGCCGTCCTGCTCGACGCCTTCGTGGTCCGGATGGCGATCGTCCCGGCCGTCCTCGCCCTGCTCGGCGAGCGGGCCTGGTGGCTGCCGAAGTGGCTGGACCGGATCCTGCCCCGGGTCGACGTGGAGGGCGAGGCCCTGACCCGCCCGACCGAGCCCGAGGCGGAACCGGCCGAAAAGGACCTCGCCCGCACCTGA
- a CDS encoding DUF6461 domain-containing protein, with the protein MQEFTTEADYTDVFGTDDDFEESHCFTYVQTVPPEELLGELKALPVTAGTAVTGLSALREWTIELYRLKDHVFEEVQPVGVVPVGDWTLMVEYNGFLGTEPEVMLPVTRGRTVVSHMANVSPVGPFCWYADGSVRMSYDEDPYCREGSHPDDLLDIMRKVGFGPMEDPDADEDEVKSLTPAKFALAHHVTGVRLTRRLLETAEFTCGLVPKRPATSWLRA; encoded by the coding sequence ATGCAGGAATTCACCACGGAAGCCGATTACACCGACGTGTTCGGCACTGACGACGACTTCGAGGAGTCGCACTGCTTCACCTACGTGCAGACCGTCCCCCCGGAGGAACTCCTGGGGGAGCTGAAGGCTCTGCCGGTCACCGCCGGGACGGCGGTGACCGGGCTGAGCGCGCTGCGCGAGTGGACGATCGAGCTGTACCGCCTGAAGGACCACGTCTTCGAGGAGGTCCAGCCGGTGGGAGTCGTCCCGGTCGGTGACTGGACGCTCATGGTCGAGTACAACGGCTTCCTGGGCACCGAACCGGAGGTCATGCTTCCCGTGACAAGAGGGCGGACCGTGGTCTCCCACATGGCCAACGTCTCCCCCGTGGGGCCCTTCTGCTGGTACGCGGACGGGTCCGTACGAATGTCCTACGACGAGGACCCCTACTGCCGTGAAGGCAGCCACCCTGACGATCTGCTCGACATCATGCGCAAGGTGGGATTCGGGCCGATGGAAGACCCGGACGCGGACGAGGACGAGGTGAAGAGCCTCACCCCGGCCAAGTTCGCCCTGGCGCACCACGTCACCGGAGTCCGGCTGACCCGCCGGCTCCTGGAGACGGCGGAGTTCACCTGCGGGCTGGTGCCCAAAAGACCCGCCACCTCCTGGCTGCGGGCCTGA
- a CDS encoding alpha/beta hydrolase produces the protein MVTTPALRDVHVPHAYPEQQVDLGEITMNYAEAGDPDRPAVLLIPEQTGSWWSYEAAMGLLAEHFHVYAVDLRGQGRSSWTPKRYSLDNFGNDLVRFIALVVKQPVVVAGNSSGGVLAAWLSAYSMPGQLRGVLCEDPPFFASELVPAHGHSVRQGRVRCSSCSARISATSGAWVTGRGSAARPAPRRRRWRGPSWRT, from the coding sequence ATGGTGACCACCCCCGCGCTGCGCGACGTCCACGTCCCGCACGCCTACCCCGAACAGCAGGTCGATCTCGGTGAGATCACCATGAACTACGCCGAGGCCGGTGACCCGGACCGGCCCGCCGTGCTGCTGATCCCCGAGCAGACGGGATCCTGGTGGTCGTACGAGGCGGCGATGGGCCTCCTCGCGGAGCACTTCCACGTCTACGCCGTCGACCTGCGGGGCCAGGGGCGCAGCAGTTGGACCCCGAAGCGGTACAGCCTCGACAACTTCGGCAACGATCTGGTCCGGTTCATCGCGCTGGTGGTGAAGCAGCCCGTCGTCGTCGCGGGCAATTCCTCCGGCGGCGTCCTCGCGGCGTGGCTGTCGGCGTACTCCATGCCAGGTCAGCTCCGCGGCGTCCTGTGCGAGGACCCGCCGTTCTTCGCGTCCGAACTCGTCCCCGCTCACGGCCACTCGGTCCGGCAGGGTCGGGTCCGGTGTTCGAGCTGTTCCGCACGTATCTCGGCGACCAGTGGAGCGTGGGTGACTGGGAGGGGTTCTGCCGCGCGGCCGGCGCCTCGGCGTCGCCGATGGCGCGGTCCTTCGTGGCGGACGTGA
- a CDS encoding IclR family transcriptional regulator — translation MSGTPVQVPRSGRPLRGEPVLERAFRVLGAFTEAGEGLALHTLAARAGLPKSTTSRIAAQLTDVGALERLDNGDFVVGLQLLEIASLAPRGHGLRAAALPFMQDLHRVTGQHILLAVRDGDEAVLVERLSARNAAAVKYRVGGRLPLIGTGIGIALLAHAPGRIRKEALAGADDAACVRRLLATVRTDGVCSVTVPNPLRSGPTAMSTVAAPILNRRGDALGALSLVAPDDGGPRTAAVTALRRASLAISRATKT, via the coding sequence ATGAGTGGAACACCGGTACAAGTCCCGCGCTCGGGCAGGCCGTTGCGCGGCGAGCCGGTCCTGGAGCGGGCCTTCCGGGTCCTGGGCGCCTTCACCGAGGCCGGTGAGGGCCTGGCGCTCCACACACTCGCGGCCCGGGCGGGCCTTCCGAAGAGCACCACGTCCCGGATCGCGGCCCAGCTGACGGACGTGGGAGCCCTCGAACGCCTCGACAACGGCGACTTCGTCGTCGGCCTGCAACTGCTCGAGATCGCCTCGCTGGCACCTCGCGGCCACGGACTGCGCGCCGCCGCGCTGCCGTTCATGCAGGACCTGCACCGGGTCACCGGCCAGCACATCCTCCTCGCCGTGCGGGACGGCGACGAGGCCGTTCTGGTCGAGCGGCTGTCCGCCCGGAACGCGGCGGCGGTCAAGTACCGGGTCGGCGGACGCCTCCCCCTCATCGGGACCGGCATCGGCATCGCCCTGCTGGCGCACGCCCCCGGGCGCATACGGAAGGAAGCGCTGGCCGGCGCGGACGACGCGGCCTGCGTCCGCCGGCTCCTGGCCACCGTACGCACGGACGGCGTCTGCTCCGTGACGGTGCCCAACCCACTGCGCTCCGGGCCCACCGCCATGTCGACCGTCGCCGCCCCGATCCTGAACCGCCGCGGCGACGCACTGGGCGCGTTGTCATTGGTCGCACCCGATGACGGCGGGCCCCGTACCGCGGCCGTGACGGCACTGCGCAGGGCGAGTCTGGCTATCTCCCGGGCCACGAAGACGTGA
- a CDS encoding SDR family NAD(P)-dependent oxidoreductase: MSTLAIVGAGPQLGRAIGRRFAAEGVDVALIARSRTTLQAVADELSDTGVRAEAFPADVTDRSALHAALTAAEERLGPIDILEYSPAPSPADLRRAPLVEATKVTVDSVLAQLDLYLLGGVAAVQHVLPGMLERGTGTILVSSGAGSGPVIAPHVANVQIATGGMRNWILNLHAALSGTGVYAAHVAIAAYIGQGGHDSQPQTIADAYWRLHTGRTEAELVIQDLPDDYLDRGLADKFVEP; encoded by the coding sequence ATGAGCACGCTCGCGATCGTGGGCGCAGGCCCTCAACTCGGGCGCGCGATCGGCCGGCGGTTCGCCGCCGAAGGGGTCGACGTGGCGCTGATCGCCCGCAGCCGCACGACGCTGCAGGCAGTGGCCGACGAGTTGTCCGACACGGGTGTGCGGGCCGAGGCGTTCCCCGCCGACGTGACCGACCGCTCGGCTCTGCACGCCGCGCTCACCGCAGCCGAGGAGCGGCTGGGACCGATCGACATACTCGAGTACTCGCCCGCGCCGTCCCCGGCCGACCTGCGCCGGGCACCGCTGGTCGAGGCCACGAAGGTCACCGTCGACTCGGTTCTGGCCCAGCTGGACCTCTATCTGCTCGGGGGCGTGGCGGCAGTGCAGCACGTCCTGCCCGGCATGCTGGAGCGCGGCACGGGGACGATCCTGGTCAGCAGCGGGGCGGGATCGGGGCCCGTGATCGCCCCGCACGTGGCGAACGTCCAGATCGCCACCGGCGGGATGCGCAACTGGATCCTCAACCTGCACGCGGCGCTCTCCGGTACCGGCGTCTACGCCGCGCACGTGGCGATCGCCGCCTACATCGGCCAAGGGGGCCACGACTCCCAGCCGCAGACGATCGCCGACGCCTACTGGCGGCTGCACACCGGGCGCACCGAAGCCGAGCTGGTCATCCAGGATCTGCCGGACGACTACCTGGACCGGGGACTGGCCGACAAGTTCGTCGAGCCCTGA
- a CDS encoding helix-turn-helix domain-containing protein yields MSGTFSADVSGANAFSVFAHEWRSRMGETFALAPFHRTTVSGFSVRSRGFRVRDMMFNRFETAAALRTGGRRVGADGHVRLWIVHRGAWRFGEPGGAEHTAPAGRLLVQTGRLSHFSAAPRTVVQVLVLPAAEVRPGRGGPASGPADTAEVRLLTAHAAMVGRMLDGLGPAGTDAARSTLAELARAAAGGGLDDVEPLLSPALAQAARELADRRLTDPALSPSALARELNVSPRTLQRAFAREGRPLSTYIRRRRLEEACRALVAPHRRMSVTEIAARWQFADSGHFARAFRKYYGRTPTDYAATAARETDAT; encoded by the coding sequence ATGAGCGGCACTTTCTCGGCGGACGTGAGCGGCGCGAACGCCTTCAGCGTCTTCGCACACGAGTGGCGGAGCCGGATGGGCGAGACCTTCGCTCTGGCGCCCTTCCACCGGACGACCGTGTCCGGCTTCTCGGTGCGGTCCCGCGGGTTCCGGGTGCGGGACATGATGTTCAACCGCTTCGAGACCGCCGCCGCCCTGCGGACGGGGGGCCGACGGGTCGGGGCCGACGGTCACGTACGTCTGTGGATCGTCCACCGGGGGGCCTGGCGGTTCGGCGAACCGGGAGGAGCCGAGCACACGGCACCGGCCGGCCGCCTGCTGGTACAGACGGGAAGGCTGTCCCACTTCTCCGCGGCGCCACGCACCGTCGTGCAGGTACTCGTCCTGCCCGCCGCAGAGGTGCGGCCCGGGCGGGGCGGGCCGGCCTCCGGTCCGGCCGACACCGCCGAGGTGCGGCTGCTGACGGCGCACGCCGCCATGGTGGGCCGGATGCTGGACGGTCTCGGGCCGGCCGGGACCGACGCCGCCCGCAGCACCCTGGCCGAGTTGGCCCGGGCCGCCGCCGGGGGCGGCCTGGACGACGTGGAGCCCCTGTTGTCTCCGGCCCTGGCCCAAGCCGCGCGAGAACTGGCCGACCGCCGGCTCACCGACCCCGCCCTGTCCCCCTCGGCTCTCGCCCGGGAGCTGAACGTCTCCCCGCGCACCCTCCAACGGGCCTTCGCCAGGGAAGGCCGACCGCTGAGCACCTACATCCGGCGCCGCCGCCTCGAGGAGGCATGCCGCGCGCTCGTCGCACCGCACCGGCGCATGAGCGTCACGGAGATAGCCGCCCGCTGGCAGTTCGCCGACAGCGGCCACTTCGCGCGCGCCTTCCGCAAGTACTACGGCCGGACCCCGACCGACTACGCCGCGACCGCTGCTCGTGAAACGGATGCCACATAG
- a CDS encoding WYL domain-containing protein, which yields MRASRLVTLLLLLQNRGRMTARQLADELEVSVRTVYRDVEALGAAGVPLYGAAGHAGGYRLVDGYRTRLTGLTMDEARAAFLVALPGVAAELGLGEALATARLKLQAALPAELREHAERIQERFLLDAPGWYGDVDQVPHLAAVAAAVWARRVVVLRYRRWRAPEEIERRVEPYGLVLKAGRWYLVAGGPSGIRTYRVDQILGIRSLEEEFVIPDGFDLAGYWNVYLADFRARLHTADALVRLTPEGARRLGVTPTADGWTEVRVPIESIDHAHRDFLRLGADAEVLAPAELRSRMAETARTLAARYEA from the coding sequence ATGCGTGCGAGCCGGCTGGTCACCCTGCTTCTGCTGCTCCAGAACCGGGGCCGGATGACGGCCCGGCAGCTGGCCGACGAACTGGAGGTCTCCGTTCGGACGGTCTACCGGGACGTCGAGGCGCTCGGTGCCGCCGGCGTCCCCCTGTACGGCGCCGCCGGCCACGCCGGCGGCTACCGGCTGGTCGACGGCTACCGGACCCGGCTCACCGGACTGACCATGGATGAGGCACGGGCCGCGTTCCTCGTCGCACTCCCCGGCGTCGCCGCCGAACTCGGTCTCGGCGAGGCGCTCGCCACCGCCCGGCTCAAGCTGCAAGCCGCCCTTCCGGCGGAGCTGCGCGAGCACGCCGAGCGGATCCAGGAACGGTTCCTGCTCGACGCCCCCGGCTGGTACGGCGACGTCGACCAAGTGCCTCACCTGGCCGCGGTCGCCGCCGCGGTGTGGGCGCGGCGGGTGGTGGTACTGCGGTACCGGCGCTGGCGGGCGCCGGAGGAGATCGAGCGGCGGGTGGAGCCGTACGGGCTCGTCCTCAAGGCCGGCCGTTGGTACCTGGTCGCCGGTGGGCCGTCGGGGATTCGCACCTACCGAGTTGACCAGATCCTCGGAATCCGGTCGCTGGAAGAAGAGTTCGTCATCCCGGACGGGTTCGACCTGGCCGGATACTGGAACGTCTATCTGGCCGACTTCCGAGCGCGGCTGCACACCGCGGACGCCTTGGTGCGGCTCACCCCGGAGGGCGCCCGCCGCCTCGGGGTGACGCCCACGGCCGACGGATGGACGGAGGTCCGCGTACCCATTGAGTCGATCGACCACGCCCACCGGGACTTCCTGCGGCTGGGCGCCGATGCCGAGGTTCTGGCACCGGCCGAACTACGCAGCCGCATGGCCGAGACGGCACGAACCCTAGCTGCCCGCTACGAAGCGTGA
- a CDS encoding NIPSNAP family protein — protein MSIVELRQYTLHPGARETLIELFEREFVTGQQAVGITLGGRFRDLDDPDRFVWLRAFPDMAHRRRALEAFYTGPIWREHRDTANATMIDSDDVLLLRGPGFTPEPGTSEVLATVCHPTDAADFDAYAARHLGPEHALHRTEHAENDFPRLPVRTGEDVRIWFGRAEPAPWPTQRLRLEPVKPH, from the coding sequence ATGAGCATCGTCGAACTCCGGCAGTACACCCTGCATCCCGGAGCCAGGGAGACGCTGATCGAGCTGTTCGAGCGCGAGTTCGTGACCGGTCAGCAGGCGGTCGGTATCACCCTCGGCGGCCGGTTCCGCGATCTGGACGACCCGGACCGCTTCGTCTGGCTGCGCGCGTTCCCCGACATGGCGCATCGACGGCGCGCGCTGGAGGCGTTCTACACCGGCCCGATCTGGCGCGAGCACCGCGACACCGCGAACGCCACCATGATCGACAGCGACGACGTCCTGCTGCTGCGCGGCCCGGGCTTCACACCGGAGCCGGGGACGAGCGAGGTGCTCGCGACCGTCTGCCATCCCACCGACGCGGCCGACTTCGACGCGTACGCCGCCCGGCACCTGGGCCCGGAACACGCACTGCACCGCACCGAGCACGCCGAGAACGATTTTCCCCGCCTGCCCGTTCGCACCGGAGAGGATGTCCGGATCTGGTTCGGCCGGGCCGAACCGGCACCCTGGCCGACCCAGCGGCTGCGGCTGGAGCCCGTGAAGCCGCACTGA
- a CDS encoding SDR family oxidoreductase codes for MSTQTRKTVLITGSSSGLGKATAALFLDRGWNVVATARRPAPEGHLGPDTEHLLTCALDITDPDSIQAALRDTLVRFGRLDCVVNNAGAGLFSVFESTPMATVRALFETNVFGMMQVTQAALPILAAQGSGCLITISSGAAIVPEPLLSVYSATKFAVEGFTESLRYEAAARGVSVKLIEPGLVRGTNFLARTAESAQAVPVAAGYETLVQQVMGAFEQEWPYRLATPQTVAETVVTAAGDDSTQLRYLVGEDVETSARMRRETSEKDYNDWALARVAGQ; via the coding sequence ATGAGCACACAGACCCGCAAAACCGTCCTGATCACCGGCAGCTCGTCGGGGCTCGGCAAGGCCACGGCCGCGCTCTTCCTGGACCGGGGGTGGAATGTCGTCGCGACGGCCCGCCGCCCGGCGCCGGAGGGCCACCTCGGCCCGGACACCGAGCACCTTCTGACCTGCGCGCTGGACATCACCGACCCGGACTCGATCCAGGCCGCCCTCCGGGACACCCTGGTCCGCTTCGGCCGGCTCGACTGCGTCGTCAACAACGCCGGCGCCGGGCTGTTCTCCGTCTTCGAGTCCACCCCGATGGCGACTGTCCGTGCGCTGTTCGAGACCAACGTCTTCGGGATGATGCAGGTGACGCAGGCCGCCCTGCCGATCCTCGCGGCCCAGGGCAGCGGGTGCCTGATCACGATCAGCTCCGGAGCCGCGATCGTCCCCGAGCCGCTGCTGTCGGTGTACAGCGCCACCAAGTTCGCCGTCGAAGGCTTCACTGAATCCCTGCGCTACGAGGCAGCTGCGCGCGGGGTCTCGGTCAAGCTGATCGAGCCCGGGCTGGTGCGGGGAACCAACTTCCTGGCCCGCACCGCCGAGAGCGCTCAGGCTGTCCCCGTCGCCGCCGGCTACGAAACGCTCGTGCAGCAGGTGATGGGCGCGTTCGAGCAGGAGTGGCCCTACCGGCTCGCGACCCCTCAGACGGTGGCCGAAACCGTCGTCACTGCGGCCGGCGACGACAGCACGCAGCTTCGTTACCTGGTCGGCGAAGACGTCGAGACCTCCGCGCGGATGCGGCGCGAGACCTCCGAGAAGGACTACAACGACTGGGCCCTGGCCCGCGTCGCCGGTCAGTGA
- a CDS encoding AraC family transcriptional regulator — MTDPLTDVIGLLHPRVVLWKQIEGSGRWALRFAANPDVNFGVVTAGHCWLQCEGAPVRLAKGDFLLLSGPPAFTFSSDIGEDTGGDVVDGERALAGTRDNHLRLGSEGGTAVQLLAGHFAIEPENADLLLDLLPTVVHVRADTDGAGRIARLLELIGDEAGADRPGASLVLTRLVEVMLVEALRSAPGTLEQPPASLLAGLGDPPVAAALHAIHANAARHWTVATLAAEARVSRSVLAERFVRRVGLTPIEYLLSWRMAMAKRALRQGDQPIAEIAREIGYGSATAFSTAFSRVTGSAPGRYARQDR, encoded by the coding sequence ATGACCGATCCGCTGACCGACGTGATCGGTCTGCTGCACCCGCGCGTCGTCCTCTGGAAACAGATCGAGGGTTCTGGGCGGTGGGCTCTGCGGTTCGCAGCCAACCCCGACGTCAACTTCGGTGTGGTTACCGCCGGCCACTGCTGGCTGCAGTGCGAGGGAGCCCCGGTCCGGCTCGCGAAGGGAGACTTCCTGCTCCTGTCGGGCCCACCCGCCTTCACCTTCAGCAGTGACATCGGCGAGGACACCGGCGGGGACGTCGTCGACGGGGAACGGGCACTGGCCGGCACCCGGGACAACCACCTGAGACTGGGCAGCGAAGGAGGGACAGCAGTGCAGTTGCTCGCCGGGCACTTCGCGATCGAGCCGGAAAACGCCGATCTCCTGCTGGACCTGCTGCCGACCGTGGTCCACGTGCGGGCGGACACCGACGGCGCCGGGCGGATCGCGCGCCTGCTCGAGCTGATCGGCGACGAGGCCGGCGCGGACCGGCCCGGTGCTTCGCTGGTGCTGACCCGGCTCGTCGAGGTGATGCTGGTGGAGGCGCTACGCAGCGCTCCAGGAACGCTGGAGCAGCCTCCGGCCAGCCTTCTGGCCGGCTTGGGCGACCCCCCGGTGGCGGCTGCCCTGCACGCGATCCACGCGAACGCCGCCCGGCACTGGACGGTGGCGACCCTGGCGGCCGAGGCACGGGTCTCACGATCGGTCCTGGCCGAGCGGTTCGTCCGGCGCGTGGGCCTGACGCCGATCGAGTACCTGCTGTCCTGGCGGATGGCCATGGCCAAACGCGCTCTGCGACAGGGGGATCAGCCGATCGCCGAGATCGCCCGTGAGATCGGTTACGGCTCTGCCACTGCCTTCAGCACCGCGTTTTCCCGCGTTACCGGATCGGCTCCAGGCCGGTACGCCCGTCAGGACCGGTGA